The following DNA comes from Kaistia sp. 32K.
TGACGCGCAGGATGAACACGCCGAGCACGGTGCCGATGATGGTGCCACGGCCGCCCATCAGCGCGGTGCCGCCAATCACCACCATGGCGATGACTTCCAGCTCGTAGCCGGCGCCGCTGTTCGGGTTGGCGGCGGAGGTGCGGATCGAGCTGATCACGCCGGCGAACGAGGCCATCGTCGCCGACAGCATGAAGAGCAGCACCTTGGTGCGGTTGACGTTGACGCCGCGCGCCCGCGCCGCGCCGGGATTGCCGCCCGTCGCCTGGATCCAGTTGCCGGCCTTGGTCTGCGTCAGCACGTAGCCGAGCACCAGCGCCACGCCGATGAACCAGAACAGCGACATGTAGATGCGGAAGGGGCCGATATAGAAATCGCCGACCAGCACATGCGCCAGCCAATGCTGGCCCGCGCTCCAGGTCCGCTGCGGGAAGCCGTCCGAGATGAACAGCGCGACGCCGCGCACCACCAGCAGCATGCCGAGCGTGACCAGGAAGGACGAGATCTTGATCCGCGTCACGAACA
Coding sequences within:
- a CDS encoding ABC transporter permease, with translation MENRSLVQRFIAKPEFGPLVLLIAEIAVFWSINPDFLSPLNISNTLSFTVELGLIALAMTLLMTAGEFDLSVGSVFGFAPVLMWTLFNSGITSLEIAFVIALAVAALIGLANGLFVTRIKISSFLVTLGMLLVVRGVALFISDGFPQRTWSAGQHWLAHVLVGDFYIGPFRIYMSLFWFIGVALVLGYVLTQTKAGNWIQATGGNPGAARARGVNVNRTKVLLFMLSATMASFAGVISSIRTSAANPNSGAGYELEVIAMVVIGGTALMGGRGTIIGTVLGVFILRVMRNGIVLIGVPGLAYNIFIGAIILGMMTLHSILERRHQAGT